The genome window TGGACATCTGAATTCCCTCTACATTTGGCGCCAAGGGGCTCGGTTGATATCGCCCTCAATCACCGAAAAAACACTGTGCCGGAAAGGCAATTAATCAAATCTCGACCATCTCGAAGTCCAGCTTCGTCGCCGAACACTCAGGGCAAATCCAATCCTGGGGAACATCTTCCCACCGAGTTCCAGCAGGTATGCCCTCTTCCGGAATACCTTCGGCTTCGTCATACATGAAACCGCATAAAATGCATTGCCAAATTTTGAATTCGCCCTCGGACAAGGCTTGTGTGGACGTGTCATTGCTCATGATTTTTCTTCCGTTTCATTTTCTACTTGTTGGCCCCTTTGCCGACCATGGGAAGCGTTTCGTAACCCTTGGGGGACAGCAACCAGGGCGTTGCTTTCACTTTGCCAGAACAGCTGTTACCGGCCGCACGCGGCCATGGTTGCCATTGCCCTGCTTTCATATGACTGATTTCAGCTCTCTCAGGGACAGCCCTTCATTGGCCGCTTTCGACAGCAGCGGACTAGGTGCCCAACGCCTGCCGTATTGCTCATGCCATTGCTGCACTTGCAGATGGATTTCCGTGGCCCCGATCGTGTCAGCCCAGTACAGCAGCCCTCCTCGATGGCGAGGAAATCCAAAGCCGTACAACCACATGACATCAATGTCACTGGCTCGATATGCCTTACCTTCATCCAGGATCTTGCAAGCCTCGTTGATCGAGGCAAATAACAGACGTTTGAGGATTTCACTGTCGGTAAAGGTACGCTGAGGCGTGCCAAGCTCATGGGCGACGGTCGCGATGATCCGCATCACTTCTTCATCGTGACGAGGTGTGCGGTCACCTTCTTCATAGCGATACCACCCGGCCCCATTTTTCTGGCCCTTGCGGCCCAGCTCGACCATCCGATCCGGGACATGGAGCTTCCTGTATTGAGGGTCAGCTGCCGCGCGACGCTTGCGCGTGTCATAGCTGACATCGAGACCGGACAGATCGCTCACTGCGAACGGTCCCATTGGATAGCCAAATTCAACCATGACCCTGTCGATCTGCTCAGGGCGTGCTCCCTCCTCAAGCAGTAGCATCATTTCCGTGACCAGCGGCGCGCGACTGCGATTTGCCGCGAAGCCATCGCACGTTCCGGAGACCGCGCAGACTTTTTTAAGATCGCGACCCATCTTCATTGCCCGCACAACTGTCTCGATCGAGGTTTGATCACCCTTCACGATTTCGCACAGTTTCATCGCGTTCGCGGGAGCGAAGAAATGAGCGCCGGCGACGCTCTGAGGCCTGCCTGTCATGTTGGCCATGACGTTGATATCAATCGCGGAAGAGTTCGTTAGCAACAGCGCGCCAGGCTTCATCACCGCATCAAGTTTGGTGAACACATCCTTCTTCAGATCTATCCGTTCAAACACCGCTTCAACCACGACATCACAGTCGCCGATCTCTTCGTAATGAGAGACAGGCTGGACAAACTGAAGGCATGCATCCATTTCTTGCACAGTCATGCGTCCGCGCTTGACCTTTACGGCGTAGATGTCACGTATGCGCTGCAGGCCCCTGTCCAGTGCTTCGGCACTCGCTTCCAGGAGTTTCACCACAATGCCTGCATCAGCGAAGCAAATGGCAATACCGGCGCCCATCGTTCCCGCGCCGATCACAGCAGCGGACGTCACACCAGCAGGCTTGAAACCCGGGGGCGCATCCGGAACCTTGGCAGCCTCGCGCTCGGCAAAAAATGCGTAGCGAAGTGCCTTGGCAACATCAGAACCCTCCAGCTCAGAAAACAAGCGGCTCTCAACCTCTAGAGCCTCATCAAACGGCAGGTTGAAAGCTGCTTCGATACAATCGATCGCGTACTGAGGCGCCTTGTTGTGAGGAGACTTTTTGGCTGCTTCGCGGCGTGCCGCTTGCAGCAAATCCATGGTTGTCGCATCCATCGGTTCGAGCGCCAAATCGCGTACGCGCTGCGGTTGAGCGTGCGCCACTGCTTTTGCATACCTTACGGCAGCGTCACGAAGCTCTTGGTTTTGTGTTCCTGGAACAATCTGGGAAATAAGCCCGATCTGCAATGCTTCGGGGGCATGGATATGGCGGCTGGAGACGAGCAAATCGGTGGCTACGGCCGCCCCGACCAGCCTTGGTAAACGCTGCGTACCGCCGCCTCCTGGTATCAGCCCGAGAGCGACCTCGGGCAATCCGAGCTTGGCTGTGGGCAATGCAATCCGGTAATGGCAAGCGAGGGCGTGCTCGAGACCGCCTCCCAGCGCATATCCATGAATAGCAGCGACAGTCGGCTTGGCGCTGGCGTCGAGTGCCGCAGCACTCATGCTGGTAGTGATTGTTCTCGCCTTGCCGAACTGTCGAATATCAGCACCCGCGATGAAATTCTGGCCACCCCCCATCAACACGATCGCCGCGACAGCCGGGTCGGCGTTCGCATGGGTAACGGCGTCAATGATGCTCCCTCTCATCTCGGGAGTCAGGGCGTTGACGGGCGGATTGTTGACTGTGATTACGGCCACAACACCTTCGACTTCGTAACTGACCATCAGGCTTTCGCTCATCTCATCTTCCTGTCTCAAAAAAAAATATGGCCTGCCCCTACCCCGCGACCGCTCGCACCCAATGAGCATCCAGGTTTGGCCCGGAAATTTGAGTGCAGCGCCATCCTGCGCTCCAAACAACGTTGAATCGATGGTAGCATGAGTTTTGATAATCAGCACGGATTTCACTGATCGGAACTTTTTGCTGTGCTACTTTAGTCTTTGACGCTGGACCGATCCCCCTGAACGAAGGTACCGGAAAGCACATTCGAGCTTCATCTTCATGCACTGAGGAAACCCTAGAGATGACAATAAAAGGCAGGGCATACATCGTCGGAGCGTATGAGCACCCCCTACGCAAGGCCCCCCACCATTCGGTGGCACAACTACATGCGGAGGCGGCGAAAGGGGCAATTGAAGACGCGGGATTAAGCAAAGATGACATCGACGGATATTTCTGCGCGGGCGATGCACCCGGCGGGAATGTATGGTCGATGGCCAACTACCTGAATCTGGACAAGCTGAGGCATGTCGATTCGACCGATATGGGAGGATGCTCTTATCTCGCCCATATCGCCCACGCTGCAGAATCAATAGCAGCGGGCAGATGCAACGTGGCTCTGATTACACTGGCTGGTCGCCCCAACTCTGAAGGTATCTCTGGGATACAGGCGCGCGTACGAGGAGTCAATCTACCGGACGCGCCATTCGAGATGCCCTATAACCCAGTCACGTTGAACCTCTATGCCATGTGTGCGATGCGCCACATGCATGAGTACGGCACAACCAGCGAGCAACTGGCGTGGGTCAAGGTCGCCGCCTCTCACCATGCGCAACACAACCCTCTGGCGATGTTGCGCAAAGTGGTCTCGGTCGAAGATGTATTGGCATCGCCGATGATTTCTGACCCGCTGCGGCGTCTCGATTCCTGCGTCGTGAGCGACGGCGGCGGCGCAGTTATCGTTGCCCGCCCGGAGATTGCGAAGGCCCTCAACAGACCACGGGTACGGATACTTGGCTGCGGTGAATCCACTAAACACCAGATGGGTGGACGCCTCGACTTGAGCTATACCGGAGCCGCGTGGACCGGCCCTCGAGCCTTCGAAGAGGCGGGTGTGACACCGGCCGACATCCAGTACGCCTCCATCTATGACAGCTTCACCATCACCGTCATCCTACAACTTGAAGACCTGGGATTCTGCAAAAAAGGCGAAGGCGGAAAATTCGTGTCGGACGGCAACCTTATTTCGGGCATCGGCAAGTTGCCGTTCAACACCGATGGCGGCGGCCTGTGCAATAACCATCCCGCCAATCGCGGCGGGATCACAAAAATAATCGAAGCCGTACGACAGCTTCGAGGCGAGGCTCATCCAAAGGTGCAAGTTCCCAACTGTTCGCTAGCCCTCGCCACCGGCATCGGCGGCGCGATAGGTCATCGGCACGGTGCAGCCACCGTCATCATGGAAAGGGAGTAAAAACATGTCGACCCCCTACACAGAACGCCCCATCAGCGACCCCATCCTGAACCCCGGTGATGAACCCTATTTCGATGCTGCGGCCGAGGGGCGCCTGCTCTTGAAGAGCTGCAATGCCTGCCATCAACCGCATCATTATCCTCGTGCGTTGTGCCCGTTTTGCTGGAGCACCAATGTCGAATGGATCACCGCAAGCGGGACCGGGACAATCTACACCTTCAGCATCACAAGACGCGGCGCATCAGCACCGTACTGCATTGCCTATGTGCGCCTTGACGAGGGACTGATGATGCTTACGAATATTGTCGATGTTGATCTGGACAGTGTTCGCATCGGGCAGCGGGTCAGGGTCGCGTTTAAAGAATCAGAAAGCGGCATGTCCGTTCCCATGTTCACAATTGACCATTCGGAGGCTTGAATGAGCAGCCGCGCCGTACTCTACAGCGCCGTAGATGATGTCATCACGCGCTATATGATTGACGTAGACAGCGCAACGCTCCACAGGATGGAAAGCGTCACTGTGGCCTCAAAGGTGCAATACGCATGGCCTCATCCATCCGGCGGCTTCCTGTATGTCTCAACAAGCGACGGTGGCCCGAGGGTGGAGTCCCATCACAATCACGTCAGCGCTTACTCGTTGGGACCTGACGGGCAACTCAACACTCACGGCTTACCTGCGCGACTTCCCTACCGAGCGGTACATTTGTGTATCGACCCCCTGGGACGATTTATCGTCAA of Pseudomonas fluorescens contains these proteins:
- a CDS encoding rubredoxin; this encodes MYDEAEGIPEEGIPAGTRWEDVPQDWICPECSATKLDFEMVEI
- a CDS encoding 3-hydroxyacyl-CoA dehydrogenase NAD-binding domain-containing protein, which encodes MSESLMVSYEVEGVVAVITVNNPPVNALTPEMRGSIIDAVTHANADPAVAAIVLMGGGQNFIAGADIRQFGKARTITTSMSAAALDASAKPTVAAIHGYALGGGLEHALACHYRIALPTAKLGLPEVALGLIPGGGGTQRLPRLVGAAVATDLLVSSRHIHAPEALQIGLISQIVPGTQNQELRDAAVRYAKAVAHAQPQRVRDLALEPMDATTMDLLQAARREAAKKSPHNKAPQYAIDCIEAAFNLPFDEALEVESRLFSELEGSDVAKALRYAFFAEREAAKVPDAPPGFKPAGVTSAAVIGAGTMGAGIAICFADAGIVVKLLEASAEALDRGLQRIRDIYAVKVKRGRMTVQEMDACLQFVQPVSHYEEIGDCDVVVEAVFERIDLKKDVFTKLDAVMKPGALLLTNSSAIDINVMANMTGRPQSVAGAHFFAPANAMKLCEIVKGDQTSIETVVRAMKMGRDLKKVCAVSGTCDGFAANRSRAPLVTEMMLLLEEGARPEQIDRVMVEFGYPMGPFAVSDLSGLDVSYDTRKRRAAADPQYRKLHVPDRMVELGRKGQKNGAGWYRYEEGDRTPRHDEEVMRIIATVAHELGTPQRTFTDSEILKRLLFASINEACKILDEGKAYRASDIDVMWLYGFGFPRHRGGLLYWADTIGATEIHLQVQQWHEQYGRRWAPSPLLSKAANEGLSLRELKSVI
- a CDS encoding thiolase domain-containing protein, whose protein sequence is MTIKGRAYIVGAYEHPLRKAPHHSVAQLHAEAAKGAIEDAGLSKDDIDGYFCAGDAPGGNVWSMANYLNLDKLRHVDSTDMGGCSYLAHIAHAAESIAAGRCNVALITLAGRPNSEGISGIQARVRGVNLPDAPFEMPYNPVTLNLYAMCAMRHMHEYGTTSEQLAWVKVAASHHAQHNPLAMLRKVVSVEDVLASPMISDPLRRLDSCVVSDGGGAVIVARPEIAKALNRPRVRILGCGESTKHQMGGRLDLSYTGAAWTGPRAFEEAGVTPADIQYASIYDSFTITVILQLEDLGFCKKGEGGKFVSDGNLISGIGKLPFNTDGGGLCNNHPANRGGITKIIEAVRQLRGEAHPKVQVPNCSLALATGIGGAIGHRHGAATVIMERE
- a CDS encoding Zn-ribbon domain-containing OB-fold protein, whose amino-acid sequence is MSTPYTERPISDPILNPGDEPYFDAAAEGRLLLKSCNACHQPHHYPRALCPFCWSTNVEWITASGTGTIYTFSITRRGASAPYCIAYVRLDEGLMMLTNIVDVDLDSVRIGQRVRVAFKESESGMSVPMFTIDHSEA